One segment of Pseudomonas pohangensis DNA contains the following:
- a CDS encoding DUF2780 domain-containing protein, whose protein sequence is MNVTRSLSLAAVFSLTASTAFAFGLDDVTNAVNAASAGNNSASSSMLGNPQTLDLVSSLSSLNLSPQQAVGGTGAMLDLAKNQLPGAQYAQLLQSVPGLDQLVGSNGLQQLSGLGSILGGSAATPVSGAATAAVSNVNSLQDLNNAFGALGMDSSMIDQFTPLLLQYFGKQGADPSLLGSLGSLWGA, encoded by the coding sequence ATGAATGTTACCCGCAGCCTTTCCCTTGCCGCCGTTTTCAGTCTGACAGCCAGTACGGCATTTGCCTTCGGTCTGGACGACGTGACCAATGCGGTGAATGCGGCCAGTGCCGGCAATAACAGCGCCTCCAGCAGCATGCTGGGCAATCCGCAGACCCTTGATCTGGTCAGTTCGCTGAGCAGCCTCAACCTGTCCCCGCAACAGGCGGTAGGGGGTACCGGGGCCATGCTCGATCTGGCCAAGAATCAGTTGCCGGGGGCGCAGTACGCCCAGCTGCTGCAAAGCGTGCCGGGGCTGGATCAGCTGGTCGGCAGCAATGGCCTGCAGCAACTGAGCGGTCTGGGCAGCATTCTCGGCGGTTCTGCGGCAACGCCGGTGAGCGGCGCAGCTACGGCCGCAGTGTCGAATGTGAATAGCCTGCAAGACCTGAACAACGCCTTTGGCGCGCTGGGCATGGACAGCAGCATGATCGACCAGTTCACCCCGTTGCTGCTGCAGTACTTCGGCAAGCAGGGTGCCGATCCTTCGTTGCTCGGCAGCCTGGGCAGCTTGTGGGGCGCCTGA
- a CDS encoding response regulator transcription factor, with the protein MQRILLIDDDEQLGGPLASYFQRYELALTQAVKPSAGLALLREEHFDAAILDVMLPEMDGFELCRSIRKDNDIPIIMLTARGEVMDRVVGLELGADDYLPKPFEPRELVARLQSMLRRRSNSQVQDTQNELRFEGLSIDPARRSVTRQGEAVELTGTEFELLHMLASDSGRVFSRDDILNHLRGHEADLYSRAVDIVVSRLRKKLEPLDCIKTLRNAGYSLALRRLP; encoded by the coding sequence ATGCAGCGCATTCTGCTGATTGACGACGACGAACAACTCGGCGGCCCGCTGGCCAGTTACTTCCAGCGTTACGAGCTGGCGCTGACCCAGGCAGTGAAACCCTCGGCGGGTTTGGCGCTGTTGCGAGAAGAGCATTTCGATGCAGCGATTCTCGATGTGATGCTGCCGGAGATGGATGGCTTCGAGCTGTGCCGCAGCATTCGCAAGGACAACGACATCCCGATCATCATGCTCACCGCCCGTGGTGAAGTGATGGACCGCGTGGTCGGCCTGGAACTGGGCGCCGACGACTACCTGCCCAAGCCGTTCGAGCCGCGTGAACTGGTCGCTCGCCTGCAGTCCATGCTGCGCCGGCGCAGCAACAGCCAGGTGCAGGATACGCAGAACGAACTGCGCTTCGAAGGCCTGAGCATTGACCCGGCCCGGCGCAGCGTGACCCGTCAGGGCGAGGCGGTGGAGCTGACCGGCACCGAGTTCGAGCTACTGCACATGCTGGCCAGCGACAGCGGCCGGGTGTTCAGCCGCGACGACATTCTCAACCACCTGCGCGGCCATGAGGCTGACCTCTACTCACGCGCGGTGGATATCGTGGTCAGCCGTTTGCGCAAGAAGCTCGAACCACTGGACTGCATCAAGACCCTGCGTAATGCAGGTTACTCACTGGCTTTGCGGCGGTTGCCATGA
- a CDS encoding 2-hydroxyacid dehydrogenase: MPKIAVVRRLPQPLLDQLGKLGSLALPAGEVCRDKAELHDLLRDADAALVTALDEIDGATLNACTRLKLLCNIGVGYNNIDVAAATAKGVTVTNTPGAMDDAVADLVFAQILAVARRLPQADAFVRGGLWSADSPGGFGMGMDVSKKTLGIIGFGRIGQTVARRALGFEMQTLYCNPSLVAAETASALQATRVEMDVLLARADFVVLQVPYRADTHHLIGAGQLAKMKPTAVLIHSGRGGVVDDAALAQALRSGVIAAAALDCVEGEPAVHPELLACPNLLFTPHIGSATPTTRQNMAMLALKNLITGLQGGTPPNVVNR, encoded by the coding sequence ATGCCGAAAATAGCCGTAGTCCGCCGCCTGCCACAGCCGCTGCTCGACCAGCTGGGCAAACTGGGCAGCCTCGCCCTGCCCGCTGGCGAAGTCTGTCGGGATAAAGCCGAGCTGCATGACTTGCTGCGCGATGCCGATGCCGCGCTGGTCACCGCTCTGGACGAGATCGACGGTGCAACGCTCAACGCCTGCACTCGCCTCAAGCTGCTGTGCAATATCGGCGTGGGTTACAACAACATCGACGTGGCCGCAGCCACCGCCAAAGGCGTAACAGTGACCAACACCCCGGGGGCGATGGACGATGCCGTGGCCGATCTGGTCTTCGCCCAGATCCTCGCTGTCGCCCGCCGCCTGCCGCAGGCCGATGCCTTCGTGCGTGGCGGCCTGTGGTCGGCTGACAGCCCCGGCGGCTTCGGCATGGGCATGGATGTCAGCAAGAAAACCCTCGGCATCATCGGCTTCGGCCGCATTGGCCAGACCGTCGCCCGTCGCGCGCTGGGGTTCGAGATGCAGACGCTGTATTGCAACCCGTCCCTGGTCGCTGCCGAAACCGCCAGCGCCCTGCAGGCAACCCGCGTAGAAATGGATGTGCTGCTGGCCAGGGCGGATTTCGTCGTGCTGCAGGTGCCTTATCGGGCAGATACCCACCATCTGATCGGCGCCGGACAGCTGGCGAAAATGAAGCCCACTGCCGTGCTGATTCACAGTGGCCGTGGTGGCGTGGTGGATGATGCGGCGCTGGCCCAGGCCCTGCGTTCCGGCGTGATTGCCGCAGCCGCTCTGGACTGCGTGGAAGGCGAACCGGCGGTGCATCCCGAACTGCTGGCCTGCCCCAACCTGTTGTTCACCCCGCACATCGGCAGCGCCACACCGACTACCCGTCAGAACATGGCGATGCTGGCCCTGAAAAACCTGATCACCGGCCTGCAGGGCGGTACACCACCGAACGTGGTCAATCGCTGA
- a CDS encoding DUF1127 domain-containing protein: MKNSTAHFPLSNERQYASPLLAKPGKAWQQLRRWWQLAEQRRQLALLDDSALQDLGLSRADALRESRRSFRDDPLARAELSS; this comes from the coding sequence ATGAAAAACTCGACTGCACATTTTCCGTTAAGCAATGAGCGCCAGTACGCTTCGCCGCTGCTGGCAAAACCGGGCAAAGCCTGGCAGCAACTGCGGCGCTGGTGGCAACTGGCGGAGCAGCGGCGCCAGCTGGCCTTGCTCGATGATTCTGCGTTGCAGGATCTTGGCCTGAGCCGGGCCGATGCATTGAGGGAAAGCCGGCGCTCATTCCGCGATGACCCGCTGGCCAGAGCCGAACTGTCGTCATGA
- a CDS encoding HIT family protein codes for MPSIFTRIINGELPGHFVWKDAEAVAFLTIQPIRDGHLLVIPRAEVDHWDDLPAPLANHLMSVAQRITKALKAVYPCQRVGLIIAGLEVPHTHIHLLPIDQLSDLSFAAAHAVNAESLQANAGKIRAALRQLGHAEADC; via the coding sequence ATGCCCAGTATCTTCACCCGCATCATCAATGGCGAACTGCCTGGCCATTTCGTCTGGAAAGACGCCGAGGCAGTCGCCTTCCTGACCATCCAGCCGATTCGTGACGGCCACCTGCTGGTGATTCCGCGTGCGGAAGTCGATCACTGGGATGACCTGCCCGCACCCCTGGCCAATCACCTGATGAGTGTTGCGCAGCGCATCACCAAGGCACTGAAGGCGGTCTATCCGTGCCAGCGCGTGGGTCTGATCATCGCCGGACTGGAAGTGCCGCACACGCACATTCACCTGCTGCCGATCGACCAACTCAGCGACCTGTCCTTCGCCGCCGCCCATGCGGTCAATGCCGAATCACTGCAGGCCAACGCCGGCAAGATTCGCGCGGCACTGCGCCAGCTGGGGCATGCCGAAGCAGACTGCTGA
- a CDS encoding HAMP domain-containing sensor histidine kinase, producing MINSDCTSTRRQRWHQRARHAVGHSIKLRLVLGFLLLAVAVTATFTGGAQGVFSGSWRHAAGPLLSDYVDRVAADISPDGTPSIERARAFTARLPVTVRISGPTINWQSHPGQKLPEWMQHEDGTHHWKGDEKWQRLLTRTTADGHRLVFGIDEEAFEPNPYAFGITLGILLLLTLLAFLYVRRLLRPLDDIQAGARRFGDGQFGEQIPVCHSDKPDELGLLANTINTMGHDIHQMLEAKRALLLAISHELRSPLTRARLNTELLPETAEVAPQRDALLRDLQEMAGLISDLLESERLSSRHAALHREPIKLQQLAEEVIGELQAKHANAGTVQLQIARDLPAQQLDQTRMRLLLRNLLDNALRHGGKQAPVELQIRVDNQQLVIEVRDHGTGVPEDQLEQMAQPFFRPDAARGRNSGGVGLGLYLCRLVAEAHEGSFRLSNAHPGLRVVVSLPVD from the coding sequence ATGATCAATTCTGATTGCACCAGCACGCGGCGGCAGCGCTGGCATCAGCGCGCCCGGCATGCTGTTGGCCACTCGATCAAACTGCGCCTGGTGCTCGGTTTCCTGCTGCTGGCCGTGGCCGTGACGGCGACCTTCACCGGCGGCGCGCAAGGGGTTTTTTCCGGCAGCTGGCGGCACGCTGCCGGGCCGCTGCTGTCGGACTATGTCGACCGGGTAGCCGCCGACATCAGTCCCGACGGCACACCAAGTATCGAACGCGCCCGGGCTTTTACCGCTCGCCTGCCGGTCACTGTGCGCATCAGCGGGCCGACCATCAACTGGCAGTCGCACCCCGGACAGAAGCTGCCCGAATGGATGCAACATGAAGACGGCACGCATCACTGGAAAGGCGATGAGAAATGGCAACGCCTGCTCACCCGCACAACCGCCGATGGTCACCGCCTGGTGTTCGGTATCGACGAGGAGGCCTTCGAGCCCAATCCCTATGCCTTTGGCATAACCCTCGGCATTCTGTTGCTGTTGACCTTGCTGGCCTTCCTCTACGTGCGGCGGCTGCTGCGGCCACTGGATGATATCCAGGCCGGAGCGCGGCGCTTTGGCGATGGCCAGTTTGGCGAACAGATCCCCGTCTGCCACTCTGACAAACCCGATGAACTGGGGCTGCTGGCCAATACCATCAACACCATGGGCCATGACATCCACCAGATGCTCGAAGCCAAGCGTGCGCTGCTGCTGGCAATCAGCCACGAACTGCGCAGCCCGTTGACCCGCGCCCGGCTGAATACCGAGCTGTTGCCGGAAACCGCCGAGGTTGCCCCGCAGCGTGACGCCCTGCTGCGTGACCTGCAGGAGATGGCCGGCCTGATCAGTGATCTGCTGGAAAGCGAGCGCCTGTCCAGTCGCCATGCAGCGCTGCACCGCGAACCGATCAAGCTGCAGCAACTGGCAGAGGAAGTGATCGGCGAGCTGCAGGCCAAGCACGCCAACGCCGGCACAGTGCAGCTGCAGATAGCCAGGGATCTGCCGGCCCAACAGCTGGACCAGACCCGCATGCGCCTGCTGCTGCGCAACCTGCTCGACAACGCCCTGCGCCATGGCGGCAAGCAGGCGCCGGTTGAATTGCAGATACGCGTGGATAATCAACAGCTGGTGATCGAGGTACGCGACCATGGCACCGGCGTGCCTGAGGACCAGCTGGAACAGATGGCGCAACCCTTCTTCCGCCCCGACGCCGCTCGCGGCCGCAACAGCGGTGGCGTAGGGCTGGGTTTGTATCTCTGCCGGCTGGTGGCCGAGGCGCATGAGGGCAGCTTCAGGCTGAGCAATGCACACCCCGGACTGCGGGTAGTGGTTTCACTGCCAGTCGATTGA
- the ilvD gene encoding dihydroxy-acid dehydratase codes for MSKRSDIISNSESPLMNVFRSGLLHGAGINAERIKKRPLIAIANSHTEMTTGHAHLDRLAKKVRDGVLAAGGECAEFNVPAPCDGVAMAHDGMRFVLAQRDLIADIIETHIRSQPYDGVVFIAGCDKINPGMMMAMARLDMPSLYLSGGPGQMDIRNTANPKQSIDHGDYQSDPFMLAKTATCATCGACEIMGTANTFQCLAEVFGICLPGTSNIPGWHADKLEAARQTGERIVGMVSEGLNARQMFSPAAFSNAVSMTMAIGGSTNSALHLPAIAHAAEVPFSMAHFEAAAQVPTLLAISPNGPYGVQDLWAAGGMPAVLKQMQGFLDTGTMTVTGRPLKDTIDRARVLNDTVIPPVEKAFRPSGGISVLRGNLAPDTAIIKQSGVSLEMLKTSGPAICFNSENDAMIAIKAGKIHSNHVVVLRYMGPQGAPGMPEMLGATIELKMAGLKKAALITDGRFSGATSGPCVGHICPEASKGGPIALIEDGDIIEIDIPNNSLTLQVDEATLSQRRENWVPHEGAVAHGYMRLYRKYVRPACEGAVLD; via the coding sequence ATGAGCAAGCGCAGCGACATCATTTCCAACAGCGAAAGCCCGCTGATGAACGTTTTCCGCAGCGGTCTGCTGCATGGTGCGGGCATCAATGCCGAGCGCATCAAAAAGCGCCCGCTGATTGCCATTGCCAACTCGCATACCGAAATGACCACCGGCCATGCGCATCTGGACCGGCTGGCGAAGAAAGTCCGTGATGGCGTGCTTGCCGCTGGTGGCGAATGCGCCGAGTTCAACGTACCGGCCCCCTGCGACGGCGTGGCCATGGCCCATGACGGCATGCGCTTCGTGCTGGCCCAGCGCGACCTGATCGCCGACATCATCGAAACCCACATCCGCTCGCAGCCTTACGATGGCGTGGTGTTCATCGCCGGCTGCGACAAGATCAACCCGGGCATGATGATGGCCATGGCACGCCTCGACATGCCCTCGCTGTACCTGTCCGGCGGGCCGGGACAGATGGACATCCGCAATACCGCGAACCCGAAGCAGAGCATCGATCACGGCGACTACCAGAGCGACCCGTTCATGCTCGCCAAGACCGCTACCTGCGCCACCTGCGGTGCCTGCGAAATCATGGGCACGGCGAATACCTTCCAGTGTCTGGCCGAAGTCTTCGGCATCTGCCTGCCTGGCACCAGCAATATCCCCGGCTGGCATGCCGACAAGCTGGAAGCCGCCCGCCAGACCGGCGAGCGCATTGTCGGCATGGTCAGCGAAGGGCTCAACGCCCGGCAGATGTTCTCCCCGGCAGCCTTCAGTAATGCGGTGAGCATGACCATGGCCATCGGCGGTTCCACCAACAGCGCCCTGCACCTGCCCGCCATTGCCCACGCCGCCGAAGTACCCTTCTCCATGGCCCACTTCGAAGCCGCCGCCCAGGTGCCGACGCTGCTCGCCATCAGCCCCAATGGCCCCTACGGCGTGCAGGACCTGTGGGCCGCCGGCGGCATGCCTGCTGTCCTCAAGCAAATGCAGGGCTTCCTCGACACCGGCACCATGACCGTCACCGGCAGGCCGCTCAAGGACACCATCGACAGGGCGCGGGTGCTGAATGACACAGTTATTCCGCCGGTGGAAAAAGCCTTCCGGCCCAGCGGCGGCATTAGCGTGCTACGCGGCAACCTGGCGCCGGACACGGCCATCATCAAACAATCCGGGGTATCCCTGGAAATGCTGAAAACCAGCGGCCCGGCGATCTGCTTCAACTCGGAAAATGACGCGATGATTGCCATCAAGGCCGGCAAGATCCACAGCAATCATGTGGTGGTGCTGCGCTACATGGGCCCGCAGGGTGCACCCGGCATGCCGGAAATGCTCGGCGCCACCATCGAGCTGAAAATGGCCGGACTGAAGAAGGCCGCGCTGATCACCGACGGGCGTTTCTCCGGCGCAACCTCCGGACCCTGTGTCGGCCACATCTGTCCGGAAGCATCCAAGGGCGGGCCGATTGCGCTGATCGAGGATGGCGATATCATCGAAATAGATATCCCCAACAACTCACTGACGCTGCAGGTGGATGAAGCTACCCTGAGCCAGCGCCGGGAAAACTGGGTGCCCCATGAAGGTGCCGTAGCCCATGGCTATATGCGCCTGTATCGCAAATACGTGCGCCCGGCTTGTGAAGGCGCAGTACTCGACTGA
- a CDS encoding LysE family translocator, which produces MTLLNLLAMASFAFVTSVTPGPNNLMLLASGANFGFRRTLPHMLGISLGMALLLTCVLGGLGELFSRFPLLQLLLRIAGIGYLLWLSWKILQTPPRSLQQDTDDARPFAWWQAVLFQFVNPKAWIMAITAVSSFTLAGEAYWASGMLLVLVFVTINLPAISVWAGFGTLMQQFLSTAARQIHFNRVMAVLTALTIVLIVQR; this is translated from the coding sequence ATGACCCTGCTGAATCTGCTCGCCATGGCCAGTTTCGCCTTTGTCACTTCGGTGACGCCGGGGCCGAACAATCTGATGCTGCTGGCCTCCGGGGCGAATTTCGGTTTTCGCCGCACCCTGCCGCACATGCTCGGCATTTCCCTGGGCATGGCCCTGTTGCTGACCTGTGTGCTCGGCGGGCTCGGCGAGTTGTTCAGCCGCTTTCCGCTGTTACAGCTACTGCTGCGGATTGCCGGAATCGGCTACCTGCTCTGGCTCAGCTGGAAGATTCTGCAAACCCCGCCACGCAGCCTGCAGCAGGACACTGACGACGCCCGGCCATTCGCCTGGTGGCAGGCGGTGTTGTTCCAGTTCGTCAATCCCAAGGCCTGGATCATGGCCATCACCGCCGTCAGCAGTTTTACCCTGGCCGGCGAGGCCTACTGGGCGTCAGGCATGCTGCTGGTGCTGGTGTTTGTCACCATCAATCTGCCGGCCATCTCGGTCTGGGCCGGTTTCGGCACGCTGATGCAGCAGTTCCTGTCTACTGCTGCGCGACAGATTCACTTCAACCGGGTCATGGCCGTGCTGACCGCCCTGACCATCGTGCTGATTGTGCAGCGCTAG
- a CDS encoding LLM class flavin-dependent oxidoreductase gives MKRLADIRISTLDLAPIRADGGAQQALHNSLALAQHVEALGYTRFWVAEHHNMDGIASSATAVLIGYLAAGTRSIRVGAGGVMLPNHAPLVIAEQFGTLETLYPGRIDLGLGRAPGTDPLTAHALRRARSGSADDFPAEVEELQGYLAPLQAGQRVMAMPGAGTQVPLWLLGSSLFSAQLAGIKGLPYAFASHFAPRLMHEAIRVYRNHFKPSAVLDKPYVMLGVPLIAADTDAQAEYLATSSYLRLLSLIRGHSLVQQPPVDSMDGRWNAQERQAVSEMLGLAMIGGPEKIRAKLEVLLEQTDADELIFTGDMYEFADRLHSYEILANLR, from the coding sequence ATGAAACGACTTGCCGATATCCGTATTTCCACCCTCGACCTGGCACCGATTCGTGCCGATGGCGGGGCGCAGCAGGCGCTGCACAACTCGCTGGCACTGGCGCAACACGTCGAGGCGCTTGGCTACACGCGCTTCTGGGTGGCCGAGCACCACAACATGGATGGCATCGCCAGTTCGGCGACCGCCGTGCTGATCGGTTATCTGGCCGCCGGTACCCGCAGCATCCGTGTTGGCGCCGGCGGGGTGATGCTGCCCAACCATGCGCCACTGGTGATTGCCGAGCAGTTCGGCACCCTGGAGACGCTCTATCCGGGGCGTATCGATCTGGGCCTGGGCCGCGCGCCGGGCACCGACCCGCTGACCGCCCATGCATTGCGCCGCGCCCGTTCCGGCAGCGCCGATGACTTCCCGGCAGAGGTCGAGGAGCTGCAGGGTTATCTGGCCCCGCTGCAAGCCGGCCAGCGGGTCATGGCCATGCCCGGCGCGGGTACGCAGGTGCCGCTCTGGCTGCTCGGTTCCAGTTTGTTCAGTGCGCAGCTGGCGGGAATCAAGGGCTTGCCCTATGCCTTTGCTTCGCACTTCGCACCGCGGCTGATGCACGAAGCGATCCGCGTCTATCGCAACCATTTCAAGCCATCGGCGGTGCTGGACAAACCCTACGTAATGCTCGGTGTGCCATTGATTGCGGCGGATACCGATGCCCAGGCCGAGTATCTGGCCACCAGTTCCTACCTGCGTTTGTTGTCACTGATCCGTGGCCACAGCCTGGTCCAGCAGCCACCGGTGGACAGCATGGACGGGCGCTGGAATGCCCAGGAACGCCAGGCAGTCAGCGAAATGCTGGGGCTGGCGATGATCGGCGGGCCGGAGAAAATTCGCGCCAAACTGGAAGTGCTGCTGGAGCAGACTGATGCTGACGAGCTGATCTTCACCGGCGATATGTACGAGTTTGCCGACCGGCTGCACTCCTACGAGATTCTGGCAAATCTGCGCTGA
- a CDS encoding peptidylprolyl isomerase produces the protein MARATARHILVATEAKCNELKTAIEGGADFAHIAKENSTCPSSRSGGDLGSFGPGQMVKEFDTVVFSAPLNTVQGPVKTQFGYHLLEVTSRQD, from the coding sequence ATGGCCCGCGCCACTGCCCGTCACATCCTGGTTGCCACTGAAGCCAAGTGCAACGAACTCAAGACCGCCATCGAAGGCGGCGCCGATTTTGCCCATATCGCCAAGGAAAACTCGACCTGCCCGTCCAGCCGCAGTGGTGGCGACCTCGGTTCGTTTGGCCCGGGCCAGATGGTCAAGGAATTCGATACCGTGGTATTCAGCGCCCCGCTCAATACCGTGCAAGGCCCGGTGAAGACCCAGTTCGGCTATCACCTGCTGGAAGTCACCAGCCGCCAGGACTGA
- a CDS encoding DUF1326 domain-containing protein: MSMIDWRLQGVEFSSCNCDWGCPCQFSALPNKGYCEAVVGMQVEHGHFNQTSLDGMRWVAVFAWPGPIHEGNGSCQVYLEDTATPAQREGLLTILSGQETDPGATVFQVFSSTIEEMHEPQFVPIEMDIDLAQRVAHIRIPGVLESIGEPIRNPVTGEQQSIQLKLPNGFEFTEAEMASGSYQTHGAIAIASQNGHGHFANLHFTGRGVVR; encoded by the coding sequence ATGAGCATGATCGACTGGCGTCTGCAGGGCGTCGAATTTTCTTCCTGCAATTGCGACTGGGGCTGCCCCTGTCAGTTCAGCGCACTGCCAAACAAGGGTTACTGCGAGGCCGTGGTCGGCATGCAGGTGGAGCACGGACACTTCAACCAGACCAGCCTCGACGGCATGCGCTGGGTAGCCGTTTTCGCCTGGCCGGGACCGATCCATGAAGGCAACGGCAGCTGTCAGGTGTATCTCGAAGACACGGCCACGCCGGCACAGCGTGAAGGCCTGCTGACTATTCTTTCCGGGCAGGAAACCGACCCCGGCGCCACCGTCTTCCAGGTCTTCAGCAGCACCATCGAGGAAATGCACGAGCCACAATTCGTGCCGATCGAGATGGACATCGATCTGGCGCAGCGCGTGGCACATATCCGCATTCCCGGCGTACTGGAGTCGATCGGCGAACCGATCCGCAACCCGGTAACCGGTGAGCAGCAGTCGATCCAGCTGAAACTGCCCAACGGTTTCGAATTCACCGAAGCCGAGATGGCCAGTGGCAGCTACCAGACCCATGGCGCCATCGCCATCGCCTCGCAAAACGGCCATGGCCACTTCGCCAACCTGCACTTCACCGGACGTGGCGTGGTGCGGTGA
- a CDS encoding Spy/CpxP family protein refolding chaperone — MKNWLRTTLVTLFGFSLLSGLLAGCSRDHHADWSADDVAKVRDRIAGKMDLDAAQTQKLDALIAQLQVLRSDIKGTSNDPRAGFATLITGDTFDRNGAQKLLDEKTSALQQDGPQVITALADFYDSLNPDQQRKLRQKLERHKSWFGH, encoded by the coding sequence ATGAAAAACTGGCTCAGAACTACCCTGGTCACCCTGTTCGGCTTCAGCCTGCTCAGCGGACTGCTGGCCGGTTGCTCCCGCGACCACCATGCGGACTGGAGTGCAGACGACGTTGCCAAGGTGCGCGACAGGATCGCCGGCAAGATGGATCTCGATGCGGCGCAGACGCAGAAACTCGACGCCCTGATCGCCCAGTTGCAGGTGCTGCGCAGCGACATCAAAGGCACCAGTAATGACCCGCGCGCCGGCTTTGCAACACTGATCACTGGCGACACATTCGACCGCAATGGCGCCCAGAAACTGCTGGATGAAAAGACCAGCGCACTGCAGCAAGATGGACCGCAGGTAATTACGGCGCTGGCTGACTTCTACGACAGCCTGAACCCGGATCAGCAACGCAAACTCAGGCAGAAGCTGGAGCGCCACAAGAGCTGGTTCGGGCATTGA
- a CDS encoding dienelactone hydrolase family protein → MHASVQAAVSSKTVDYQDNGQVFEGLLVTPEGPAQKRPLILMVHNWMGVTAETEKQAARFAELGYVVFAADVYGKGIRPQDAKQAGAQATIYKSDRALFRQRLNLALQTALQQPGVDGEKVAVVGYCFGGTGALELARSGAELQAIISFHGGLDSPHPADGQNITGRVLALHGADDPYVSAADLAAFQDEMQSNNVSYDLVQYPGAVHSFTDMGAGNDNSKGAAYNAAADQQSFAEAKKLLGNTFK, encoded by the coding sequence ATGCATGCATCCGTCCAGGCTGCCGTGAGCAGCAAGACCGTTGACTATCAGGACAATGGGCAGGTCTTCGAAGGCCTGCTGGTAACGCCCGAAGGCCCGGCACAGAAACGCCCGCTGATACTGATGGTGCATAACTGGATGGGTGTCACCGCGGAAACCGAAAAACAGGCCGCACGCTTTGCCGAACTGGGTTATGTGGTGTTCGCCGCGGACGTCTATGGCAAGGGCATTCGTCCGCAGGATGCCAAGCAGGCCGGCGCCCAGGCGACGATCTACAAAAGCGACCGCGCACTGTTTCGCCAGCGCCTGAACCTGGCGCTGCAAACCGCCCTGCAACAACCGGGGGTGGATGGCGAGAAGGTCGCCGTGGTCGGCTACTGCTTCGGCGGCACCGGCGCACTGGAACTGGCCCGCAGCGGTGCCGAATTGCAGGCGATCATTTCCTTCCATGGCGGGCTGGACAGCCCCCATCCAGCCGATGGCCAGAACATCACCGGGCGGGTACTGGCCTTGCATGGCGCCGACGACCCCTATGTGTCGGCAGCGGATCTGGCAGCCTTCCAGGACGAAATGCAGAGCAACAATGTCAGCTATGACCTGGTCCAGTACCCCGGCGCGGTGCACAGCTTTACCGATATGGGCGCAGGCAACGACAACAGCAAGGGCGCGGCCTACAACGCCGCTGCGGATCAGCAATCATTCGCCGAAGCGAAAAAACTGCTGGGGAACACCTTCAAATAG
- a CDS encoding DUF2182 domain-containing protein, whose translation MNTLPRQPRGWLQALQGNRLLLGCVLALLALCWLLLYRMGASMSATSALMVQGMGEMSMPWTAADALLMFAMWAVMMVAMMLPSAVPMLLLYGQVASRRFDKTQVRKALLLFGLGYLLVWSAFSLLATLLQWQLEQWRLLDAQMRSSSQWLAAALLIGAGIYQWLPLKQACLRRCGMPLRFILEHWQAGLAGSWRMGLAHGMFCLGCCWALMGLLFVGGVMNLTWVALLGLYVLLEKLLPQQRWLSLLGGLLLVIWGLWLAAGAMGN comes from the coding sequence GTGAACACCCTGCCCCGCCAGCCTCGCGGCTGGCTTCAGGCTCTGCAGGGCAATCGTCTGCTGCTCGGCTGTGTGCTGGCGCTGCTGGCCCTGTGCTGGTTGCTGCTGTACCGCATGGGCGCAAGCATGAGTGCCACCTCCGCGCTGATGGTGCAGGGCATGGGCGAGATGAGCATGCCCTGGACTGCCGCCGATGCGCTGCTGATGTTTGCCATGTGGGCGGTGATGATGGTGGCCATGATGCTGCCCAGTGCCGTGCCGATGCTGCTGCTCTACGGGCAGGTGGCAAGCCGGCGCTTCGATAAAACGCAGGTGCGCAAAGCGCTGTTGCTATTCGGCCTGGGCTATCTGTTGGTGTGGAGCGCTTTCAGCCTGCTCGCCACGCTGCTGCAATGGCAACTGGAGCAGTGGCGCCTGCTTGATGCACAGATGCGCAGCAGCAGTCAGTGGCTGGCAGCGGCATTGCTGATCGGTGCCGGCATCTACCAGTGGCTGCCGCTGAAACAGGCCTGTTTGCGCCGTTGCGGTATGCCGTTGCGCTTCATTCTCGAGCACTGGCAGGCCGGCCTTGCCGGCAGCTGGCGCATGGGGCTGGCCCACGGAATGTTCTGCCTGGGTTGCTGCTGGGCACTGATGGGCCTGCTGTTTGTCGGCGGCGTGATGAACCTGACCTGGGTAGCCCTGCTCGGGCTGTACGTGCTGCTGGAGAAGTTACTCCCGCAACAACGCTGGCTGAGCCTGCTTGGCGGCCTACTGCTGGTGATCTGGGGACTTTGGCTGGCGGCTGGTGCCATGGGCAACTGA